In Streptococcus pneumoniae, the sequence CTCAACTTTTGATCGTGTCAGACTTGACCATCGCAGAAGGACCAGCTCCAGAAGCTGCCCTTAGCTTCGAAGATGTAGCCTTCACAGTTGAACGCGCTGCAGGTGAAGTATGTGACCGTTGCCGTCGTATTGACCCAACAACAGCAGAACGTAGCTACCAGGCAGTTATCTGTGACCACTGTGCAAGCATCGTAGAAGAAAACTTTGCGGAAGCAGTCGCAGAAGGATTTGAAGAGAAATAAGATTGAAAAGTCTAGGCAAAATTCAATTTGAGAAGAAAAGACAACTAATTTTATAGTCTATTAAACGCATTGTATCACGTTTTTGAACACCTGATATGATGCGTTTTTTATTTATTTTAAAAATTTGCGAGGTATGACTTTTTATACTCAACAAGAATCAAAGAGAAACTTAGCAAGCTAACAGTAGTAAGATAAAATAGGAATTTGATATTAGGGATAAGATTGGTAAATAGTGTAATATTTTTACAACAATAAATTTATATAGTTATTTCTGGTTTCTGAAAAGTATTATATTATATTTTATTTTATTTCATATTATACAAATTTTTATTTTATAATATCAGAAAATACTTTTTTTAAAAGCAAATATGATACAATTTTATTTGAAAAAAATAAAAAAGGAGATTTTATTATGAAATTAAAAACACTTGCTTTAATTAGTGGTATCGTCGGTCTTGTGGGAGGAATTTTACTTCTTATTGGTCCTTTTGTCTTGTTGGGAACAGCGGTAAATACAGCTGCTACAACTCTTAATGGAGGAGCTACTGCAGGGGCTTTTTCAGGTGTTGCCTTACTCTTGAATGCCTTGAAGATTGCAAATCTTGTTCTTGGTATCATTGCTATTGTTTACTATAAAGGAGATAAGCGTGTAGGTGCAGCTCCGTCTGTACTAATGATTGTTTCTGGTGGAGTTAGTCTCATTCCATTCTTAGGATGGGTTGGGGGGATTCTTGCTATTATCGGAGGATCTCTGTTCCTTGCAACATTGAAGAAATTCAAATCAGAAGAATAAAAGGTATTTTAGCATGAAAAGAACAAAAAAGTTTATCGGTATAGGAGTAGCTCTATTATCTCTTTCTCTTCTAGTTGCATGTGGAACATAAAGTTCAAAGAATACTTCAACAAGTAATGATGAGAAGACAGTAGCAACATCCAATAGTTCAAAAGAAACAATCACTTTCGATACACCGGTTGTAACAGACGATGCGATTGAATCAATGCGCACTTATGCAGATTATATAGATCTTTATAAAAATATTTTTGATGATTATTTTACTAAAGCTGAGGAAGGTTTCAAAGGCACAGCTATGGAAAATAATGACTCGTTTACTAAACTAAAAGAGTCAACTCAAAAATTATTCGATGCGCAGAAAAAAGGTTAAATAATGAAGATAGAATAGAAACAGCCAAAAACAATGTGATTGCCAAACATTGTCAAACAGTCCTTTCCTTTTTGGTTTTGACTAGCTTTTTTGTGAAAAATTGTGTAAAATAGAATAGATAAACGAGGGGAAACCTCGGAAAATTTAAAGGAGAATCCATCTAATGGTAAAATTGGTTTTTGCTCGCCACGGTGAGTCTGAATGGAACAAAGCTAACCTTTTCACTGGTTGGGCTGATGTTGATTTGTCTGAAAAAGGTACACAACAAGCGATTGACGCTGGTAAATTGATCAAAGAAGCTGGTATCGAATTTGACCAAGCTTACACTTCAGTATTGAAACGTGCTATCAAAACAACTAACTTGGCTCTTGAAGCTTCTGACCAATTATGGGTTCCAGTTGAAAAATCATGGCGCTTGAACGAACGTCACTACGGTGGTTTGACTGGTAAAAACAAAGCTGAAGCTGCTGAACAATTTGGTGATGAGCAAGTTCACATCTGGCGTCGTTCATACGATGTATTGCCTCCAAATATGGACCGTGATGATGAGCACTCAGCTCACACAGACCGTCGTTATGCTTCACTTGACGACTCAGTAATCCCAGATGCTGAAAACTTGAAAGTGACTTTGGAACGTGCTCTTCCATTCTGGGAAGATAAAATCGCTCCAGCTCTTAAAGATGGTAAAAACGTATTCGTAGGAGCTCACGGTAACTCAATCCGTGCCCTTGTAAAACACATCAAAGGTTTGTCAGATGATGAGATCATGGATGTGGAAATCCCTAACTTCCCACCATTGGTATTCGAATTCGATGAAAAATTGAACGTTGTTTCTGAATACTACCTTGGAAAATAAAAAATTGTAAGCCTAGGATTGATTTCTAGGCTTTTTATGTTAGTATGGAAGTATGATAAGGAATAAAAAACAAGATTATGTACTGGCCTACAAGCAACCAGCTTCAACCACTTACATGGGTTGGGAAGAAGAAGCTTTACCGATAGGTAATGGTTCTTTAGGAGCAAAAGTATTTGGCCTTATAGGGGCTGAACGGATTCAATTTAATGAAAAAAGTCTCTGGTCTGGAGGTCCACTTCCTGATAGTTCAGATTATCAGGGTGGAAATCTTCAGGCTCAGTATGTTTTTTTAGCTGAGATTCGGCAGGCTTTGGAGAAGAGAGATTACAATCTGGCTAAGGAACTGGCTGAGCAGCACCTAATTGGGCCAAAAACGAGTCAATATGGGACCTATCTGTCTTTTGGGGATATTCACATTGAGTTCAGCCAGCAAGGTACGACTTTGTCTCAGGTGACGGACTATCAGAGACAGTTGAATATTAGTAAGGCACTTGCGACGACTTCTTATGTCTATAAGGGAACGCGATTTGAACGTGAAGCTTTTGCGAGTTTTCCAGATGATCTCTTGGTTCAATGTTTTACTAAGGAAGGGTTGGAAACTCTAGATTTTACTATAGAACTATCCTTGACCTGTGATTTGGCTTCTAATGGAAAGTATGAGCAGGAAAAATCTGATTACAAGGAGTGTAAGTTGGATATTACTGATTCTCATATCTTGATGAAGGGAAGAGTTAAGGATAATGATCTGCGGTTTGCTAGTTATCTAGCTTGGGAAACGGATGGAGATATTAGAGTTTGGTCAGATAGGGTTCAGATATCAGGAGCCAGTTATGCCAATCTCTTCTTGGCCGCTAAGACGGATTTTGCCCAAAATCCTGCTAGCAATTATCGCAAGAAACTAGATTTAGAGCAACAGGTGATAGACTTGGTGGACACAGCTAAAGAAAAGGGCTATACCCAATTGAAATCAAGGCATATCGAGGACTACCAAGCTTTATTCCAGCGTATTCAATTGGATTTGGAAGCTGATGTTGACGCATCCACTACAGATGATTTGTTAAAAAATTATAAGCCACAAGAAGGGCAGGCTTTGGAGGAGCTGTTCTTCCAGTATGGACGGTATTTATTGATTAGTTCGTCCAGAGACTGCCCAGATGCTCTACCAGCTAACCTACAGGGAGTCTGGAATGCGGTCGACAATCCTCCTTGGAATTCGGACTATCACTTAAATGTCAATCTGCAGATGAATTATTGGCCAGCCTATGTTACCAATCTCCTAGAGACGGTCTTTCCAGTCATCAACTATGTAGATGATTTGCGTGTCTATGGTCGTCTAGCGGCTGTAAAGTATGCAGGAATCGTCTCTCAGAAAGGTGAGGAGAATGGTTGGTTGGTTCATACTCAAGCGACTCCCTTTGGTTGGACGGCACCTGGTTGGGATTACTATTGGGGTTGGTCACCAGCTGCCAATGCGTGGATGATGCAAACCGTTTATGAAGCCTATTCATTTTATAGGGACCAAGACTATCTCAGGGAGAAAATTTATCCCATGTTGAGGGAAACGGTTCGTTTTTGGAATGCCTTTTTACATAAGGATCAGCAGGCGCAGCGTTGGGTGTCTTCTCCGTCTTATTCCCCAGAACATGGGCCGATTTCGATTGGCAATACTTATGACCAATCTCTGATTTGGCAGTTATTTCATGATTTTATTCAGGCTGCTCAGGAATTGGGACTGGATGAGGACTTGTTGACTGAGGTTAAGGAGAAGTCTGATTTACTAAATCCTTTGCAAATCACTCAATCTGGTCGAATCAGGGAGTGGTATGAGGAGGAAGAGCAGTATTTTCAAAATGAGAAAGTGGAGGCCCAGCATCGGCATGCTTCCCATCTAGTGGGACTCTATCCTGGCAATCTCTTTAGCTACAAGGGACAAGAGTATATTGAAGCGGCGCGTGCTAGCCTCAATGATCGTGGAGATGGCGGCACAGGCTGGTCCAAGGCTAATAAGATCAATCTCTGGGCGCGTTTGGGAGATGGCAATCGAGCCCATAAATTATTGGCAGAGCAGTTAAAGATATCCACCTTGCCAAATCTTTGGTGTAGCCATCCTCCTTTTCAGATAGATGGTAATTTTGGTGCTACTAGTGGCATGGCAGAAATGTTACTCCAGTCTCATGCAGCTTATCTGGTACCTCTAGCTGCCCTACCTGATGCTTGGTCAACAGGTTCTGTTTCAGGCTTAATGGCACGTGGACATTTTGAAGTGAGCATGAGCTGGGAAGATAAAAAACTCTTACAGTTGACCATTTTATCAAGGAGTGGAGGAGATTTGCGAGTTTCTTATCCAGATATTGAGAAGAGTGTGATTAAAATGAATCAAGAAAAAATAAAAGCGAAATGCATGGGGAAAGATTGTATTTCGGTGGCAACAGCAGAAGGTGATCTTGTTCAATTTTATTTTTAAGAAGATGTTATAAGGCAGTAATTTGAAACTTCCTTTTAATAAGGATTTAAGAATATAGGCAGTTTCCAACTAGTTGAAAAAGCGTTATAATGATAATAGGAAGTAATACTCAATGAAAATCAAAGAGCACAAACTAGGAAGCTAGCCGCAGGTTGCTCAAAACAGTGTTTTGAGGTTGTAGATGGAAGCTGACGTGGTTTGAAGAGAGATTTTCGAGGAGTATAATTTGTTTGATAGAGGGTGGGTCTGATGGCTTATATTGAGATGAAACACTGTTACAAGCGTTATCAGGTTGGGGACACGGAGATTGTGGCCAATCGTGATGTGAATTTTGAGATTGAAAAGGGGGAGCTGGTTATTATCCTTGGTGCTTCAGGTGCAGGCAAGTCAACAGTGCTTAACCTTCTTGGGGGAATGGATACCAATGATGAAGGGGAAATCTGGATTGATGGTGTTAATATTGCGGATTATAGTTCCCACCAGCGCACCAATTACCGTAGAAATGATGTGGGGTTTGTTTTTCAGTTTTATAATCTAGTTTCTAATCTGACAGCTAAGGAAAATGTGGAACTGGCTTCTGAAATTGTGACAGATGCCTTGAATCCTGATCAGGTCTTGACAGATGTAGGTCTGGCTCATCGTCTCAATAACTTTCCAGCCCAGCTTTCTGGAGGGGAGCAACAGCGAGTCTCCATTGCACGCGCGGTAGCTAAAAATCCTAAAATTCTCCTTTGTGATGAACCGACTGGAGCCTTGGATTATCAGACGGGCAAGCAGGTTTTGAAAATTCTCCAAGACATGTCTCGTCAAAAGGGAGCGACGGTGATCATCGTGACTCATAATGGAGCTTTGGCGCCCATTGCTGATCGCGTGATTCATATGCACGATGCCAGTGTCAAGGATGTGGTGCTCAACCAGCATCCTCAGGATATTGACAGTTTGGAGTACTAGTATGATCAAGCGAAAAACTTATTGGAAGGACTTAATTCAGTCCTTCACAGGCTCCAAGGGGCGTTTTTTATCCATCTTGATCCTGATGATGTTGGGATCTCTAGCCTTAGTAGGCCTCAAAGTAACCAGTCCCAACATGGAGGCGACAGCTAATGCTTATTTAACAACTGCTCAAACCTTGGATTTGGCAGTCATGTCTAACTATGGCTTGGATCAAGCAGACCAAGAAGAACTAAAACAGACGGAGGGCGCAGAGGTCGAGTTTGGCTATTTGACAGATGTGACTATGGATAATGGGCAGGATGCCATTCGGCTGTACTCCAAACCAGAGCGAATTTCAACCTTTCAGCTAAGAAAGGGACGACTTCCTCAGTCAGACAAGGAAATCGCTTTGGCCACTCATTTGCAAGGCCAATACAGCGTGGGACAGGAGATTAGTTTTAAAGAAAAAGAAGAGGGTCATTCCTCTTTAAAAGACCATACTTATACCATTACTGGTTTTGTGGATTCGGCTGAAATCCTCTCCCAGCGAGATATGGGCTACGCAGGAAGTGGAAGTGGGACTCTGACAGCCTATGGGGTGATTTTACCTAGTCAGTTTGATCAGAAAGTCTACAATATAGCTCGTTTGAAATATCAAGATTTAGCAGGTTTAAATGCCTTTTCATCAGCTTATGAAGAAAAATCCAAGCAACATCAGGAAGACCTTGAACAAACTTTATCAGATAATGGCAAGGTACGTCTGCAACTTTTGAAAAAAGAAGGACAAGAGTCTCTAGACAAGGGGCAAGAGACCCTTGACAAGGCTCAGACTAATTTGCAGGAAGGCAAGCGTCGTTTAGCAGCTGCTCAAGCTCGTATACAGGCTCAAGAAAGTCAACTAGCCTTGTTTCCTCAAGTTCAGAGAGAGCAGGCTAGTGCTCAACTTACCCAAGCCAAGCAGGAATTGGGCAAGGAAGAGGATAAACTAAAGCAAGCTGAACAAAATCTAGCCCAAGAAAAGGAAAAATTAGAAAAACATCAGCAAGTCTTGGACGATTTGGCGGAGCCAAGGTATCAGGTCTATAATCGTCAGACCATGCCAGGTGGTCAGGGCTATCTTATGTATAGCAATGCTTCATCCAGTATTCGAGCAGTGGGCAATATCTTTCCTGTGGTACTTTATGCCGTAGCAGCCATGGTGACCTTTACGACCATGACTCGCTTTGTAGACGAAGAGCGAACTCATGCAGGGATTTTTAAGGCCTTGGGTTACCGTAGTAAGGATATTATCGCCAAGTTTCTCCTTTATGGACTAGTAGCTGGGACTGTCGGAACGGCTCTAGGTAGTATACTTGGTCATTATTTGCTAGCCAGTGTAATTTCAAGTGTCATTACAAAAGGCATGGTGGTGGGAGAAACCCAGATTCAGTTCTATTGGACCTATAGCTTACTAGCTCTTGTCTTGAGCTGGTTGGCGAGTGTGTTACCAGCCTATCTGGTGGCTTGGAGGGAACTTCATGACGAAGCAGCCCAGCTTCTACTTCCTAAACCTCCTGTCAAAGGAGCTAAAATCTTATTGGAGCGTATCGGTTTTATCTGGCGTCGTCTCAGTTTTACTCATAAGGTAACAGCCCGCAACATCTTTCGTTATAAGCAGAGAATGTTGATGACAATCTTTGGTGTGGCAGGTTCTGTAGCTCTGCTCTTTGCAGGTTTGGGAATCCAATCTTCTGTAGCAGGAGTTCCGTCTAAACAGTTTCAACAAATCCAACAGTATCAGATGCTTGTCTCTGAAAATCCTAGTGCGACCAATCAGGACAAGGTAGAGCTAGCAGAAGTGTTGAAAGGGCAGGAGATACTAGCCTACCAGAAAATCTATTCTAAAACGCTAGACAAGGATTTCAAAGGCAAGGCTGGTCTTCAAAACATTACTCTTATGATGATAGAGAAGGAAGATTTGACTCCCTTTATCCATCTTCAACATCATCAGCAGGAGCTGACATTAAAAGATGGCATCGTTATTACAGCTAAACTCGCCCAGCTGGCAGGTGTCAAGGTTGGGCAGACTTTAGAAATTGAAGGTAAGGAACTAAAGGTCGCTGCTATTACTGAGAACTACGTTGGTCACTTTATTTATATGAGTCAGGCTAGCTATGAGCAACTTTACGGACAGCTACCCCAAGCCAACACTTATCTGGTTTCATTAAGGGATACCAGTGCAACTAGTATCGAAAGTCAGGCGGGCTTGCTTATGAGTCAATCTGCGGTGTCCAGCGTTGTCCAAAATGCTTCAGCCATTCGACTCTTCGACTCTATCGCTAGCTCACTCAATCAGACCATGACCATCTTGGTCATCGTATCGGTTCTATTAGCTATTGTCATCCTTTACAATTTGACCAATATCAACGTAGCTGAGAGAATCCGTGAACTCTCCACTACCAAGGTTCTTGGTTTTCATAATAATGAAGTCACCCTCTACATTTACCGTGAGACGATTGTGCTATCCCTTGTGGGAATCGTACTTGGTCTGGTAGCTGGTTTCTATTTACACCAATTTTTGATTCAAATGATTTCGCCGGCGACTATTCTCTTTTATCCGCAGGTAGGCTGGGAAGTCTATGTAATCCCAGTGGCAGCAGTAAGCATCATTTTGACCTTGCTTGGTTTCTTCGTCAATTATTATCTGAGAAAGGTTGACATGTTAGAAGCCCTGAAATCTGTAGAGTAAGGTAGTTATTTTTAGCTGATTGAACTTCTATTTACTAATATTCAAAAATCCTCCGTTTCAAAGAGCAGGGAACTCTTTGTGACAGAGGATTTTTTCTATAGGGCTTTAGCAGCTGCAATTGCGGCTTCGAAGTTTGGCTCAGAATTGATATTATCCACGTATTCAACGTAGCGAATCGTATTGTCAGTATCGAGGACAAAGACTGCGCGTGCTAATAGGTGCCATTCGTTGATCAAGAGGGCATAATCGCGCCCGAAAGAATGGTCAAAGTAGTCTGAAAGCATAATGGCATTGTCAAGGCCTTCAGCACCGCACCAACGTTTTTGAGCAAAAGGTAGGTCCATTGAAACAGTCAATACGACCGTGTTGTCCAGTCCAGCCAATTCTTCATTAAAACGACGTGTTTGAGTTGAGCAGATGCCTGTATCGATAGAAGGAACGACACTCAAGACTTTTTTCTTGCCATCAAAATCAGCCAGAGATTTTTTAGAAAGATCTGTTGTAGTAAGAGAAAAATCAAGCGCCTTGTCGCCGACTTGTAGTTGTTTACCTGTAAAGCTCACAGGATTTCCGAGAAAAGTTACCATAGGATACTCCAATCTTTTTTCTTCCATTGTATCTGAAACAGTCAGAATTTTCCAATGATTTGACCGGAAATGTGGGCATAGAAAAAACGCCAGCTCACATGAGAATGACGTTTTTCAGAGGCTTATTTTGCCAATCCTTCAGCAATCTTGTCAAGGTTGTATTTCATCATGCTGTAGTAGCTGTCGCCTTCTTTACCTTGTTCTGCGATAGAGTCAGTAAAGATTTGTGCGTAGATTGGGATGTTTGTGTCTTGAGAAACAGTTTTCATTGGACGGTCATCCACACTTGATTCTACAAAGAGTGATGGAACTTTTGTTTGGCGAAGTTTTTCAACCAAGGTCTTGATTTGTTCAGGAGTTCCTTCTTCTTCAGTATTGATTTCCCAGATGTAGGCACTTGGGACACCATAGGCTTTAGAGAAGTATTTGAATGCTCCTTCGCTGGTTACAATGAGTTTCTTTTCAGCAGGGATCTTATTAAATTTATCCTTACTTTCTTTATCAAGTTTGTCTAACTTATCAGTATATTCTTTGAGATTTTTTTCATAGAATTCTTTATTGTTAGGGTCTTTGGCGCTCAATTGTTTGGCGATATTTTTAGCAAAAATAATACCGTTTTCAAGGTTAAGCCAAGCGTGTGGGTCTTCTTTTCCTTTTTCATTTTGACCTTCAAGGTAGATAACATCAACGCCGTCGCTGACTGCGAAGTAGTCTTTGTTTTCAGTTTTCTTGGCATTTTCTACCAATTTTGTAAACCAAGCATTGCCACCTGTTTCAAGGTTGATACCGTTATAGAAAATCAAATCAGCCTCAGAAGTTTTCTTAACGTCTTCAGGAAGTGGTTCGTATTCGTGTGGGTCTTGCCCAATCGGAACGATACTATGAAGGTCAATTTTGTCACCAGCAATATTTTTAGTAATATCAGCGATGATTGAGTTTGTAGCAACAACTTTTAGTTTTTGACCAGAAGTTGTATCTTTTTTTCCGCTAGCACATGCTACAAGAATGATTGCAGAAAGAAAGAGAACGAGTAATGTACCTAATTTTTTCATTAGATCCTCCAATTTATTAGGGCTTTGCCCCTTATTTTAACAAATGTTTATTTTTCAGTTTCAAATATCGTTGTTTGGGAGCGATAAAGAAGCTAATGAGAAAGAAACTAGCAGCTGTAAGCACGATACTAGAACCTGCCGCAACATTAAAACTATAGCCAATAAAGAGTCCCAAAACTGAAGCAGTAGCTCCGAAGGTTGAGGAAAGGAAAATCATACTTTTCAGACTATTAGCATACAGATAAGCAGTTGCAGCTGGGGTAATCAGCATGGCTACAATCAGGATAGTTCCGACACTTTGCATGGCTGTCACAGACACGAGAGTCAGGAGTACCATGAGAAGGTAGTGATAGAAATTGACAGGCATTCCCATGGCTTTAGCCAAGAGTTCATCAAAGGAAGTTATCAAGAGTTGCTTGAAGAAAATCCAGATTAACAAGAGGATGGCTGCCCCCACACCCATAGTAATAAACATATCCGTATCTTGGACGGCCAGGATATTACCAAAAAGGATATGGAAAAGGTCAGTTGAACTTTTAGCGACACCAATCAAGATGATACCGAGGGCTAAGAAAGAAGAAAAGGTAATGCCGATGGCGGTATCGCTTTTGATAATCGAGTTTCCTTTGATGTAGGTAATGATGATGGCAGCTAGCAATCCAAAGACAATGGCTCCGATAAAGAAGTCAAGGCCCAAGATGAAGGAGAGGGCTACACCTGGTAAGACAGCATGTGAAATGGCATCTCCCATGAGTGACATCCCGCGTAGAATAATGAAACATCCCACAGCTCCAGCTACAATCCCGACGACAATAGCTGTTATCAAGGCATTTTGTAGGAAATGGAATTTTTGCAATCCATCGATAAATTCTGCAATCATAGGTCACCTCCATTGAAAAAGAGTTGATTACCGTAAGCTTCTTTTAGATTGGTTTCGGTAAAAGTTTCTTTTGTTGGACCAAAGGCAATCACTTCTCGATTGACAAGTAAGACTTGATCGAAGTAGTGGGGAATCTTGCTGAGGTCGTGGTGAACGATGAGAACCGTCTTCCCAGCTTTTTTCAAATCTCTCAGCGTATTCATGATGATTTCCTCACTGACAGAGTCAATCCCAGCAAAGGGTTCATCCAAGAGGATATAGTCGGCTTCCTGCACCAAACATCTGGCAATCAAAACCCGCTGGAATTGACCTCCAGACAGTTGACTAATTTGACGTTCAGCGTAGTCAGCTAGGCCGACGATTTCAAGGGCCTCTTGCACTTTCTTCCAATGTTTAGTCTTTAAACTTCGAAAGAGAGGAATAGAGGGAAATAGTCCTAACGAGACGCATTCCTTGCCCTTGATGGGAAAGTTGTAGTCGATATTGATTTTTTGTTCGACATAGGCAATTCGGTGTAAGGATTTTTTAACTTCCTTGTCATCGAGAAATGCCTGACCTTGATGTGGGATAATTCCCAGCATACCTTTTAATAGTGTTGATTTCCCAGCGCCGTTTGGACCAATGATGCCGGTAATTGTTGGTCCATGGAGCACTAGTGAAATATCCTTAAGTGCCAACGTTTCTTTGTAGGAGACACTGAGGTTTTCGATACGTATCATAAACTTGTATTCCTCCTGTCTCTTAATATACATTAAAAAAAAAATTAAGTCAAGTTAATTTTTGAAAAAATTAAAATAATAACTGAAAAATAGATTCTAAAGATAACTTTCAGGATAAATTTCTAAATTATAAAACGCATAGTATCAAGTGTAAAAAACTTGGAATTATGCGTTTTATCATGGAAAGATTTTTTATAATAGCTAAAAAATAATAGTTAAATGGTTATTAATTGCATTCCCTAGTGATTTTTGTTAAGATAAATGCAAATACAAATGAAAGCGAGAACAAGATGACACGTTATCAAGATGATTTTTATGATGCTATCAATGGAGAATGGCAACAGACAGCTGAAATCCCAGCAGATAAGTCTCAAACTGGAGGTTTTGTTGATTTAGACCAGGAAATTGAAGACCTGATGCTGGCGACAACAGACAAGTGGTTAGCAGGTGAAGAGGTGCCTGAGGATGCTATCTTGGAAAACTTTGTCAAATACCACCGCCTAGTTCGTGATTTTGACAAGAGAGAAGCTGACGGTATCACACCTGTCTTACCACTCCTTAAAGAATTCCAAGAATTGGAAACTTTTGCGGATTTTACAGCTAAACTAGCAGAGTTTGAGCTTGCAGGAAAACCAAACTTCCTTCCTTTTGGTGTATCGCCAGACTTTATGGATGCTAGAATCAATGTTCTATGGGCTAGCGCTCCAAGCACAATCTTGCCAGATACGACCTACTATGCAGAAGAACATCCTCAGCGCGAAGAACTCTTGACTCTTTGGAAAGAAAGCAGCGCAAATCTCCTCAAGGCTTATGATTTCTCTGATGAAGAAATTGAAGACTTGCTAGAAAAAAGACTTGAATTGGACCGCCGAGTTGCGGCAGTGGTGCTCTCTAATGAAGAAAGTTCAGAATATGCTAAACTCTATCATCCATATTCTTACGAAGATTTCAAGAAATTCGCGCCTGCCCTACCTTTGGATGACTTCTTCAAAGCAGTTATTGGGCAATTACCAGACAAGGTTATTGTAGACGAGGAACGTTTCTGGCAAGCAGCAGAGCAATTCTACAGTGAGGAAGCCTGGTCTCTCCTTAAAGCAACCTTGATTTTGAGTGTTGTCAATCTTTCAACCAGCTATTTAACAGAGGATATCCGTGTTTTGTCTGGTGCCTACAGCCGTGCCCTTTCTGGAGTTCCAGAGGCAAAAGATAAGGTCAAAGCAGCTTATCATCTAGCACAAGAACCTTTCAAGCAAGCCCTGGGTCTTTGGTACGCCCGTGAGAAGTTCTCTCCAGAAGCCAAGGCGGATGTGGAGAAAAAAGTGGCAACCATGATTGATGTCTATAAGGAGCGTCTGCTTAAGAATGACTGGCTCACTCCAGAAACCTGTAAACAGGCTATCGTGAAACTCAATGTGATCAAACCTTATATTGGCTATCCAGAAGAATTGCCTGCACGTTACAAGGATAAGGTAGTGAATGAAACTGCCAGTCTTTTTGAGAATGCTCTAGCCTTTGCGCGTGTGGAAATCAAGCACAGTTGGAGTAAGTGGAACCAGCCTGTAGACTATAAGGAATGGGGCATGCCTGCTCATATGGTCAATGCCTACTACAATCCTCAGAAGAACCTGATTGTCTTTCCAGCGGCCATTTTACAGGCGCCTTTCTATGACTTGCATCAGTCATCTTCTGCTAACTACGGTGGTATTGGGGCAGTGATTGCCCATGAAATTTCCCACGCCTTTGATACTAACGGGGCTTCCTTTGACGAAAATGGTAGCCTCAAGGATTGGTGGACAGAGAGCGACTATGCTGCCTTCAAGGAGAAAACACAAAAAGTCATTGACCAATTTGATGGACAGGATTCTTATGGAGCAACCATTAACGGTAAATTGACTGTATCAGAAAACGTGGCTGACTTGGGAGGAATCGC encodes:
- the psaA gene encoding metal ABC transporter substrate-binding lipoprotein/adhesin PsaA produces the protein MKKLGTLLVLFLSAIILVACASGKKDTTSGQKLKVVATNSIIADITKNIAGDKIDLHSIVPIGQDPHEYEPLPEDVKKTSEADLIFYNGINLETGGNAWFTKLVENAKKTENKDYFAVSDGVDVIYLEGQNEKGKEDPHAWLNLENGIIFAKNIAKQLSAKDPNNKEFYEKNLKEYTDKLDKLDKESKDKFNKIPAEKKLIVTSEGAFKYFSKAYGVPSAYIWEINTEEEGTPEQIKTLVEKLRQTKVPSLFVESSVDDRPMKTVSQDTNIPIYAQIFTDSIAEQGKEGDSYYSMMKYNLDKIAEGLAK
- a CDS encoding metal ABC transporter permease, translating into MIAEFIDGLQKFHFLQNALITAIVVGIVAGAVGCFIILRGMSLMGDAISHAVLPGVALSFILGLDFFIGAIVFGLLAAIIITYIKGNSIIKSDTAIGITFSSFLALGIILIGVAKSSTDLFHILFGNILAVQDTDMFITMGVGAAILLLIWIFFKQLLITSFDELLAKAMGMPVNFYHYLLMVLLTLVSVTAMQSVGTILIVAMLITPAATAYLYANSLKSMIFLSSTFGATASVLGLFIGYSFNVAAGSSIVLTAASFFLISFFIAPKQRYLKLKNKHLLK
- a CDS encoding metal ABC transporter ATP-binding protein; the protein is MIRIENLSVSYKETLALKDISLVLHGPTITGIIGPNGAGKSTLLKGMLGIIPHQGQAFLDDKEVKKSLHRIAYVEQKINIDYNFPIKGKECVSLGLFPSIPLFRSLKTKHWKKVQEALEIVGLADYAERQISQLSGGQFQRVLIARCLVQEADYILLDEPFAGIDSVSEEIIMNTLRDLKKAGKTVLIVHHDLSKIPHYFDQVLLVNREVIAFGPTKETFTETNLKEAYGNQLFFNGGDL
- the pepO gene encoding endopeptidase PepO, whose protein sequence is MTRYQDDFYDAINGEWQQTAEIPADKSQTGGFVDLDQEIEDLMLATTDKWLAGEEVPEDAILENFVKYHRLVRDFDKREADGITPVLPLLKEFQELETFADFTAKLAEFELAGKPNFLPFGVSPDFMDARINVLWASAPSTILPDTTYYAEEHPQREELLTLWKESSANLLKAYDFSDEEIEDLLEKRLELDRRVAAVVLSNEESSEYAKLYHPYSYEDFKKFAPALPLDDFFKAVIGQLPDKVIVDEERFWQAAEQFYSEEAWSLLKATLILSVVNLSTSYLTEDIRVLSGAYSRALSGVPEAKDKVKAAYHLAQEPFKQALGLWYAREKFSPEAKADVEKKVATMIDVYKERLLKNDWLTPETCKQAIVKLNVIKPYIGYPEELPARYKDKVVNETASLFENALAFARVEIKHSWSKWNQPVDYKEWGMPAHMVNAYYNPQKNLIVFPAAILQAPFYDLHQSSSANYGGIGAVIAHEISHAFDTNGASFDENGSLKDWWTESDYAAFKEKTQKVIDQFDGQDSYGATINGKLTVSENVADLGGIAAALEAAKRETDFSAEEFFYNFGRIWRMKGRPEFMKLLASVDVHAPAKLRVNVQVPNFDDFFTTYDVKEGDGMWRSPEERVIIW